GCTTTTGGCTTTGCAACTCGCCCAAGAGAGGCATACCCTGAATGCAGAGGAGTTAAAAGCGCAAATCCAAGCCGTGCAAGGGAGTTTAAAAGCCATGCAAGAGGGGCTAGAATTACACGATGAAGTGCGCGCAGTGAGCGCGCAGATTTTAGAGCGGGATTTAAAGGGGTATTTTTTCATGGGACGGGGAGTTTTCTACCCGCTAGCCCTAGAGGGTGCGCTCAAACTCAAAGAGATCGCCTATGTGCACGCACAAGGCTATGCTAGTGCAGAGATGAAACATGGTCCCATTGCCCTAGCCGACTCTAGCTTACTTAGCACCACTTTACTCCCTCAACATCTCCTATTTGCCAAAAATTTAAGCAATGTAGAGGAATTGCGCGCACGCGATTCGCTCATTTTTGCCCTCAGTCCTACGAAACTTAAAGAAGCTACTTTTCAAATCCAAACCCGATCTTACGATCACTTCATGCCCGAGTTTTTTCACATGCTGGTGATCTTGCAACTCTTCGCCCTAGAGATGGCACAGCTCAAGGGGTTAGATGTAGACAAACCCCGCAACTTAGCCAAAAGTGTTACTGTTGAGTGAAACCACCCCCATTTACATTATTCACCTAGACAACTCGGCTAGGGACATCACTCCTTTGCTATGGCATTTAAACTATCTCTTAAAAAAAAGTGCACATAAAAACTTTCACATTGAGGTGTTTAAAGCCGTGCATGGGCAAAAGGACTACCACAACAAGGGGATCACTTTCAAGCACACCCACCCCGTGCTCAATGACTTTGCCCCTCAAACCCCAAAACGCACCCAAGTCCTTGAGCTTGTGCGCCTTGCATTACGCATGCGCGTTAACTTCCAAAGTTTGGGGCAACTAGGTTGTTTTGCAAGTCATTTTCTGCTTTGGCAGGAGTGTGTGAAATTGCAAAGACCTATCATTGTGTTAGAAGACGATATCTTGCCCACCTTTGATTTTTATGAAAAGTGTGCTTTGGGTTTGGAGGCGATTAACACGGGGTTAGCCCAAGTCGTGCGTTTATATACACTTTATTTCAAACGCCACCAAATTAAAAGCGCATTGACCCATGATTTTGATTGGATCTTTAGTCCCTATGGAGGGATGGGCACACAGGGTTATGTTTTAAGTCCACAGGGTGCGCAAAAGCTCTTGGAGCACTGCCCCCCTCAATGGATTTTGCCTGTGGACACTTATATGGACGCACACTACACCCATCATGTAAAAACTTTAACTCTAAAATCCCATGCCTTATTAGTAGAGCCCGCCCCCACTCAAGTGCCCCACGCCAATATCCAAAATTTTAGAGGCAAACTCAAAGCCCTATCGTGGCTATTGCGGCTTTGTAATTACACCTTAAAAATCCGTTGGTTTTGCCAACATCTCTTCAATCTTCTTTTTAGGCGTTTTTAATGCAAAGCAAACCCTCCCTTTATGCGCTCACTCTTGCAGAGTGGCAAAACTATTGCACACAGCATGGTTTTAGGCCCTTTGTGGCTAAACAATTTTATGCGTGGCTTTATCAGCGTTATGCTAGTCTAGATCAAATGCACAATCTCCCCCACGCTTTTAAGGAAGCTGTGTGCGCGGATTTTGAGGTGCGTCCCTTAGAGGTGCTAGAGTGCCAGCAGAGCGCGGATAAGAGCGTAAAATATCTCTTTAAAACCTTTGATGGGCATAGTTTTGAGAGTGTGTATATGGTGATGCGAGAAGCTAGGGAGGGAGAAGCACAAGAGAAAATCACGCTGTGTTTGAGTTGTCAGATTGGGTGCAAGGTGGGCTGTGTGTTTTGTGCGACCGCTAAGGGGGGCTTTGTGCGCAATTTAAACGCGGGCGAGATTGTAGAGCAAGTGGTCGCTCTTAAGCGTGCCCACCAGCTAGAGCCCACTAGGGGGATTAATCTAGTCTTTATGGGTATGGGCGAGCCCTTGCATAATTTTGAGCAGGTGGTGCACGCGCTAGAGATTTTAAGCACCCATG
This portion of the Helicobacter felis ATCC 49179 genome encodes:
- a CDS encoding glycosyltransferase family 25 protein; the encoded protein is MLLLSETTPIYIIHLDNSARDITPLLWHLNYLLKKSAHKNFHIEVFKAVHGQKDYHNKGITFKHTHPVLNDFAPQTPKRTQVLELVRLALRMRVNFQSLGQLGCFASHFLLWQECVKLQRPIIVLEDDILPTFDFYEKCALGLEAINTGLAQVVRLYTLYFKRHQIKSALTHDFDWIFSPYGGMGTQGYVLSPQGAQKLLEHCPPQWILPVDTYMDAHYTHHVKTLTLKSHALLVEPAPTQVPHANIQNFRGKLKALSWLLRLCNYTLKIRWFCQHLFNLLFRRF
- the rlmN gene encoding 23S rRNA (adenine(2503)-C(2))-methyltransferase RlmN, translating into MQSKPSLYALTLAEWQNYCTQHGFRPFVAKQFYAWLYQRYASLDQMHNLPHAFKEAVCADFEVRPLEVLECQQSADKSVKYLFKTFDGHSFESVYMVMREAREGEAQEKITLCLSCQIGCKVGCVFCATAKGGFVRNLNAGEIVEQVVALKRAHQLEPTRGINLVFMGMGEPLHNFEQVVHALEILSTHEGLNIAPRRITISTSGVVPALQTLGALNLGVQLAISLHAVNDSLRSKLMPINKVYNLQALINALKAFPLDKRKRVMFEYLMIKDVNDSLSHAKELLRLLNGLKAKINLIPYNSTPHSKFERPELERVQAFADFLNQKGLLCTIRISKGQDIAAACGQLREQRLKEHG